A single genomic interval of Zingiber officinale cultivar Zhangliang chromosome 4A, Zo_v1.1, whole genome shotgun sequence harbors:
- the LOC121970248 gene encoding pentatricopeptide repeat-containing protein At3g22670, mitochondrial-like, translating to MTKVMRRLAGAGRWGDAIKTFKSIESFGVRKDTIAINALLDTLCKEKSVKHARDAFLELRDEVQPNASSFNILIHGWSKARKIEEAIRMIEEMREFGYTPCVITFTSLIEGYCLEKNFRMACAILNEMRGYGCQPNVVTYTIIMHSLAKDKEIQEALLVFEMMKDDGCAPDTSFYNSLIFLMAKSGKLRDAHHIFEQMCKNGILPDVTTFNTLISASCDYSEAENALKLVFSMQEFDCKPDIKTYTPLLKLCCKWKWV from the coding sequence ATGACCAAGGTGATGAGAAGGCTTGCTGGAGCCGGTAGGTGGGGCGATGCCATAAAGACTTTCAAAAGCATTGAGAGCTTTGGTGTTAGGAAAGATACCATTGCTATTAATGCACTATTAGATACCTTGTGTAAGGAGAAGAGTGTTAAGCATGCAAGAGATGCATTTTTGGAATTGAGGGATGAAGTACAACCTAATGCTAGTAGTTTTAATATTTTGATTCATGGATGGAGCAAAGCACGAAAAATTGAAGAGGCTATAAGAATGATTGAGGAAATGAGAGAATTTGGTTATACCCCTTGTGTGATTACATTCACTTCTCTGATTGAAGGCTATTGCTTGGAAAAGAACTTTAGAATGGCCTGTGCAATTCTTAATGAGATGCGTGGGTATGGGTGTCAACCCAATGTTGTCACATATACTATAATAATGCATTCTTTGGCTAAGGACAAAGAAATTCAAGAAGCCTTGCTAGTATTTGAGATGATGAAGGATGATGGTTGTGCTCCAGATACCTCATTCTATAATTCTTTGATTTTTTTGATGGCGAAGTCAGGGAAATTGCGAGATGCACATCACATATTTGAGCAAATGTGCAAAAACGGCATCTTACCAGATGTGACCACATTCAATACCTTAATTTCAGCTTCCTGTGATTACTCTGAGGCAGAGAATGCTCTAAAGCTAGTCTTCTCAATGCAAGAATTTGATTGCAAACCTGACATCAAAACTTACACACCCTTATTGAAACTTTGTTGTAAATGGAAATGGGTGTGA